One Mercenaria mercenaria strain notata unplaced genomic scaffold, MADL_Memer_1 contig_4815, whole genome shotgun sequence DNA segment encodes these proteins:
- the LOC123552220 gene encoding uncharacterized protein LOC123552220, which yields MSDSESDNEDSSIGEILRRLGCGEHVAAFEAQKISIEQVEVMTDEDFQKVGLNTIGTRIKIKQACRNFLKGNLQSQVVEKYVELSQPRKKKKVRNEKRNILRNEKPTRRLYIGWKHKATGHFKIVSASKGGGQRLLDVRKDSSYTELVKLICDCYFPNGYSKWQGLSINDVTYFIGNFTGEPVPTMDGNFTFSKYMSTQASCPVRLYLHTETANGSLLPSTDDQQSDSNESLPSLSDVMSTNMVSTAVTVQLSTALTTNPLNSSTALTAQPSHSPTGSTTQPSQSLTAVTTQPPTVQSSSSSENYHFVSADTPTVQLRLPRRNLSLSRHGQSNTADRINSHVNTRSGTEHHPHVVEVLDSEDEELQMALLESLDPSVNNEPDIRTNSEAQSNIEDIIKTYQIETVNEDTVTKLLVLRSNILETALKGLDRKAVKLNSKLYVKFSGDPAQDQGGPRREFFRLVMKALQESRFFYGPETGKIFTHVLTLLEKGHYRLIGRLVALSLAQDGPGLHFLSSDLYDLMVGKRPQLKEVESLLPEDTNSMIQQLRDADNFTKEDLFLVTYGDQLFDMGITNVYKMAREDKEILIEMIKKHHIYY from the exons ATTCAAGCATTGGTGAAATCCTGAGACGGTTAGGGTGTGGGGAGCATGTCGCTGCATTTGAAGCGCAAAAG ATCAGCATTGAGCAAGTGGAGGTAATGACGGATGAAGATTTTCAGAAAGTTGGCTTGAATACGATTGGAACTCGCATTAAAATTAAACAAGCCTGTAGGAACTTTTTGAAAG GAAATCTGCAATCCCAAGTGGTGGAAAAGTACGTTGAACTATCACAacctagaaagaaaaaaaaagtgcgCAATGAAAAACGAAACATTCTTAGAAATGAGAAGCCAACAAGGCGATTATATATAGGGTGGAAACACAAAGCAACAGgtcattttaaaatagtttcagcTAGCAAGGGCGGTGGGCAACGGTTATTGGATGTCAGGAAAGATAGCTCATATACTGAACTGGTTAAGTTGATATGTGACTGCTATTTTCCGAATGGTTACAGCAAATGGCAGGGTTTGAGTATCAATGATGTAACGTATTTCATTGGAAACTTCACTGGTGAACCAGTACCGACAATGGATGGGAACTTCACATTCTCCAAGTACATGTCCACACAAGCATCTTGCCCTGTGAGATTGTACCTTCATACGGAAACC GCTAATGGATCATTGCTGCCTAGTACAGACGATCAACAGTCTGACAGCAATGAAAGTTTGCCAAGTTTATCGGATGTTATGAGCACAAACATG GTCTCAACAGCAGTGACAGTCCAGCTGTCAACAGCGTTGACAACCAACCCTTTAAATTCGTCAACAGCGTTGACAGCCCAGCCTTCACATTCGCCAACAGGGTCGACAACCCAGCCATCACAATCGTTAACAGCGGTGACAACCCAGCCTCCAACAGTGCAGTCAAGCAGTTCTTCAGAAAACTACCACTTTGTGTCTGCTGACACTCCAACTGTCCAGTTGCGACTACCACGGCGTAACTTGTCTTTG AGCAGGCATGGACAATCAAATACTGCAGACAGGATCAACAGCCATGTAAATACCAGAAG TGGAACTGAACATCACCCACATGTTGTGGAAGTATTGGACAGTGAGGACGAGGAACTGCAAATGGCTTTGTTGGAAAGCCTTGATCCTTCTGTAAACAATGAACCTGATATTAG AACCAACTCTGAGGCTCAAAGTAACATAGAAGACATCATAAAGACATACCAGATAGAGACAGTAAATGAAGATACTGTGACAAAACTGCTCGTCCTTCGAAGCAATATACTGGAAACTGCACTTAAAGGTCTCGATAGAAAAGCTGTTAAGCTCAACTCAAAACTGTATGTCAAATTTTCTGGAGATCCAGCGCAGGATCAAGGGGGACCAAGGCGGGAGTTTTTTAG attgGTAATGAAGGCCCTGCAAGAGTCTAGGTTTTTCTACGGACCTGAAACCGGAAAAATCTTCACACATGTTTTAACGTTGTTGGAAAAAGGACATTACCGTCTTATAGGGAGATTAGTAGCATTGTCTCTGGCACAAGATGGTCCGGGTCTCCATTTCCTCTCTTCTGACCTATATGACCTAATGGTTGGGAAAAGACCTCAGCTGAAGGAAGTTGAAAGCTTACTGCCAGAGGACACAAATTCCATGATACAACAG TTGAGAGATGCAGATAACTTCACTAAGGAGGACTTGTTCCTTGTGACGTATGGTGACCAACTGTTTGACATGGGAATCACAAATGTATATAAGATGGCCAGAGAAGACAAggaaattttaattgaaatgatAAAGAAACATCACATATACTACAG